One region of Fragaria vesca subsp. vesca linkage group LG4, FraVesHawaii_1.0, whole genome shotgun sequence genomic DNA includes:
- the LOC101293876 gene encoding C-terminal processing peptidase, chloroplastic-like: MEVFATSASCPHFLVSKFHRNPNSASIKTTPQVLKWKCLPLGVVEARAKCSLMRARTGSVKRTMCYGRSDGSSKHNLLLGPIRRLNQSLVSQCGLFSASYSKLKEKLKLRRLAGSLHKVINCPEKFRQRVFVRFVVGVMVVMSVSVSVSKVPSWALTEENLLFLEAWRMIDRSYVDKSFNGQSWFRYRENALRNEPMNNREETYTAIKKMLATLEDPFTRFLEPEKFKSLRSGTQGALTGVGLSIGYPTKFDGSSAGLVVISAAPGGPANRAGILSGDVILAIDDTSTETMGIYDAAERLQGSEGSSVKLTVLSGPEIKHLDLVREKVSLNPVKSRLCVVPQSGKNSPRIGYIKLTTFNQNASGAVKEAIKTLRDNNVNAFVLDLRDNSGGSFPEGIEIAKIWLDKGVIVYICDSRGVRDIYDTDGSQAVATKEPLAVLVNKGTASASEILAGALKDNNRAVLFGEPTFGKGKIQSVFELSDGSGLAVTVARYETPAHTDIDKVGVIPDHPLPTSFPKDADSFCKCLQDPASTCNKVELFAR, from the exons ATGGAGGTCTTCGCTACCTCTGCATCCTGCCCTCATTTCCTCGTTTCAAAATTTCACCGGAACCCTAATTCTGCCTCCATCAAAACCACTCCTCAG GTGTTGAAATGGAAATGTCTGCCACTAGGGGTTGTAGAAGCTCGAGCGAAGTGTTCCTTAATGCGTGCAAGGACAGGTTCTGTTAAAAGAACGATGTGTTATGGTCGTAGTGATGGGTCATCTAAACATAATTTATTGCTTGGACCAATACGGAGGTTGAACCAGAGTCTTGTTTCTCAGTGTGGTTTGTTTTCTGCAAGTTATAGTAAGCTCAAGGAAAAGCTTAAATTGAGGAGACTTGCCGGCAGTCTCCATAAAGTGATAAACTGTCCTGAAAAATTTAGACAGCGTGTCTTTGTTCGATTTGTTGTTGGAGTGATGGTTGTCATGTCGGTTTCTGTTTCTGTTAGCAAGGTTCCATCAT GGGCTCTTACTGAAGAGAATCTTCTGTTCTTGGAGGCTTGGAGGATGATTGACCGCTCTTATGTTGATAAAAGTTTCAATGGACAAAGTTGGTTTCGGTACAGAGAGAATGCACTGCGCAATGAACCAATGAATAACCGAGAAGAGACAT ATACCGCAATCAAAAAGATGCTTGCCACATTGGAAGACCCTTTCACTCGGTTTCTTGAGCCGGAAAAGTTCAAGAGTCTACGG TCTGGTACTCAAGGCGCTCTTACAGGCGTAGGGCTGTCAATTGGCTACCCTACAAAATTTGATGGATCATCAGCTGGTCTAGTTGTTATTTCAGCTGCTCCAGGTGGTCCAGCAAATAGAGCTGGCATCTTGTCTGGGGATGTCATTTTGGCAATTGATGATACAAGCACCGAAACAATGGGCATATATGACGCAGCAGAGCGGTTACA GGGATCAGAAGGAAGTTCAGTGAAATTAACTGTTCTTAGTGGACCTGAAATCAAGCACTTGGATTTAGT GCGGGAGAAAGTCTCGCTGAATCCAGTGAAGTCAAGACTATGTGTAGTGCCGCAATCAGGCAAGAATTCTCCTAGGATTGGCTATATCAAGCTAACAACATTCAATCAAAATGCATCTG GTGCTGTGAAGGAAGCAATTAAAACTTTAAGGGATAATAATGTTAATGCCTTTGTGTTGGACCTTCGAGACAATAG TGGTGGTTCTTTCCCAGAAGGAATTGAAATTGCCAAAATTTG GTTGGACAAAGGCGTGATTGTATATATTTGTGATAGTCGTGGTGTTCGTGATATATATGACACTGATGGAAGCCAAGCAGTAGCCACTAAAGAACCCCTAGCTGTGCTG GTGAACAAGGGTACTGCTAGTGCAAGTGAAATATTAGCCGGGGCATTGAAAGACAATAATCGTGCTGTGTTGTTTGGAGAACCTACATTTGGGAAAGG GAAGATTCAGTCAGTTTTTGAGCTGTCTGATGGTTCGGGCTTGGCTGTTACTGTTGCTCGTTATGAGACACCTGCTCACACAGACATAGACAAG GTTGGTGTGATTCCAGACCATCCTTTGCCAACCTCATTTCCGAAAGACGCAGACAGTTTCTGTAAGTGCCTCCAGGACCCTGCCTCTACTTGCAACAAGGTGGAACTATTTGCAAGATGA